Proteins from a genomic interval of Salmo salar chromosome ssa14, Ssal_v3.1, whole genome shotgun sequence:
- the LOC106568945 gene encoding transcription factor jun-D: protein MEITLYPGSVLNTRGISSLYSYNSMMKKDMSLNLDDQSSNLKPNLRDADGILNSSDLGLLKLATPDLERLIIQSNGMVTTTPTSQFLYPKSASDEQEFAEGFVKALEDLHKQNQLSEGTCVPPDRLDLIGSNAPPVGLPSDLPVYTTLNGYGNSPLGTTVNYSTDTIPFPPPPSNLMSAHQQAAAAALSRLQAFKDEPQTVPDMQCFGDSPPLSPIDMDNQERIKAERKKLRNRIAASKCRKRKLERISRLEDKVKNLKTQNTELASTASVLREQVAQLKQKVMNHVSNGCQLMPKQVQVY, encoded by the coding sequence ATGGAAATAACCCTCTACCCTGGTAGTGTGCTGAATACTCGAGGGATCTCAAGCCTCTATTCCTACAACAGCATGATGAAAAAAGACATGAGTCTAAACCTGGACGACCAAAGCTCAAATCTGAAACCGAATCTCCGGGACGCAGACGGAATTCTGAACTCTTCGGACTTGGGACTCTTGAAATTGGCCACCCCGGACCTAGAACGATTGATTATCCAATCGAATGGAATGGTTACGACGAccccaacctctcagttcctctacCCGAAGTCAGCCAGCGACGAACAAGAATTCGCGGAAGGCTTCGTGAAGGCGCTTGAGGATCTTCACAAGCAGAACCAGCTGAGCGAGGGGACGTGCGTACCACCGGACAGACTGGACCTAATCGGCTCCAACGCACCCCCGGTCGGCTTGCCGTCAGATCTGCCAGTGTACACGACTTTGAACGGCTATGGAAATAGCCCACTGGGCACCACAGTGAATTATTCCACGGATACCATTCCATTCCCACCGCCACCTTCTAATCTGATGAGCGCCCATCAACAGGCGGCTGCGGCAGCGCTGTCACGACTCCAGGCGTTCAAGGACGAGCCGCAGACGGTCCCCGACATGCAGTGTTTTGGAGACAGCCCGCCGTTGTCTCCTATTGACATGGACAACCAGGAGCGCATCAAAGCGGAGAGGAAAAAGCTGCGTAACAGAATAGCGGCGTCCAAGTGTCGCAAAAGAAAGCTGGAGAGAATATCGCGTCTCGAAGACAAGGTCAAAAACCTTAAGACACAGAACACTGAACTGGCCTCCACAGCCAGTGTGCTCAGAGAGCAAGTGGCCCAGTTGAAACAAAAGGTTATGAACCATGTCAGTAATGGATGTCAGCTTATGCCAAAGCAAGTGCAAGTTTACTAG
- the LOC106568946 gene encoding ras-related protein Rab-3A: MASATATYGQKESSDQNFDYMFKILIIGNSSVGKTSFLFRYADDSFTPAFVSTVGIDFKVKTIYRNDKRIKLQIWDTAGQERYRTITTAYYRGAMGFILMYDITNEDSFNAVQDWSTQIKTYSWDNAQVLLVGNKCDMEDERVVAADRGRQLSDQLGFEYFECSAKDNINVKQTFERLVDIICEKMSESLDNADPAVTGAKQGPQLTEQPERPHQDCAC; the protein is encoded by the exons ATGGCCTCAGCAACAGCCACCTATGGACAGAAGGAGTCCTCCGACCAGAACTTCGACTACATGTTCAAGATCCTGATCATTGGCAACAGCAGTGTGGGTAAAACCTCCTTCCTGTTTCGCTATGCTGACGACTCCTTCACGCCGGCTTTTGTCAGCACGGTGGGCATCGACTTCAAGGTGAAGACCATCTACAGGAACGACAAAAGGATAAAGCTGCAGATCTGG GACACTGCTGGACAGGAACGCTACAGGACCATCACCACGGCCTACTACAGAGGGGCCATGGGCTTCATCCTCATGTATGACATCACCAACGAGGACTCCTTCAACGCCGTGCAGGACTG gtccaCCCAGATCAAAACGTACTCCTGGGACAACGCCCAGGTCCTACTGGTGGGAAACAAGTGTGACATGGAAGACGAGAGGGTGGTGGCAGCAGACAGGGGCCGCCAGCTCTCTGACCAACTAG GCTTTGAGTACTTTGAGTGCAGTGCCAAGGACAACATCAACGTCAAGCAGACGTTTGAGCGACTGGTGGACATCATCTGTGAGAAGATGTCAGAGAGCTTGGACAACGCCGACCCCGCCGTCACAGGGGCCAAACAGGGGCCCCAGCTCACCGAGCAGCCCGAACGCCCCCACCAGGACTGTGCTTGCTAA